In the Pseudomonadota bacterium genome, ATCGAATGAATTCTTCATCGGTGAAATAGTGGCGGTCTATAGCGATGAGCAGTATCTGACGAATGGTATTCCTGACATAAAAAAGATCAATCCTCTCATCCTGTCCATGCCGGAAAGTAGTTACTTTACTATGGGAGACCATATTGCCCGGGCATGGGGTGCAGGAAAGAAACTTATTAGGAAATAATTGATACCGGCAAGAATTGAAAGAGAGAGTTTATATCAAGATTTAGGTCATGATGCAATTCTCCTATGCTGGGAAATACCTGGAAAGTTCTGTCACAGACACATTGTATCAAAATGGTTGTCAAATAATCTCAATATTTCTATTACGGAATTGTAAGAGATAGCGGCACATGATCTGAAAAATGATCTGCGCCGCTATAAAGTTTTTTTATTTTCACAAGATACAACAAAAAAGAAAAATGGGCATAAACCCATTCTTCCGTCTGTCCCAGCGTTATTTCTGTTCTGTTGGCTTTATCACGTTATCCTCTTTAGGGCGTGTTTGCCACCATCCCAGTCCTATAAAACCTGCCACGATAGTTACAACGATCAGTATAACCAACAGGATATTATTTCCACTCTGTTGTGTTGTCACTGATAGTTGAATCAGTCTGGCCGTCTGCGGGTCATGAACTTCTAAGTTGCATGCGCCAAGTGTTGCTGCTGTGATAGCGATCAATATAATCGCTGATAGCTTGTTTGTCATAAGATTATCTCCTATGGAGCCTGTCCATATGGATCAGGTCTTATGGAATATCTATTTCTATATGTAGCCATTGAATATTCAATTTATGAGCAGA is a window encoding:
- a CDS encoding flavin reductase, whose amino-acid sequence is KKYDKAKQFETFYGSLKTVPMIKECPYNIECKLIQTIDLPSNEFFIGEIVAVYSDEQYLTNGIPDIKKINPLILSMPESSYFTMGDHIARAWGAGKKLIRK